In Etheostoma cragini isolate CJK2018 chromosome 19, CSU_Ecrag_1.0, whole genome shotgun sequence, the genomic window ATTAGATACTACAGAGCCATCTGTGAAAATGAAAGCCGAGTCTTGACACAATTCTGGACTATGCGCCATACTGGAAGCAGTTCTGACTCATTGTTCAGTTGCTGATGTACGTTGAGATCTACACTTGGCAAGGGGAAGGACTAGATTGTAGTCGACCTAATCCAATTCTTGCTGCTTTAGCATCACCGATCCAACCCAAAACTAATGAAATCTGACTCTGTTCCCTGCAGTCAACTCCTACTTCTTCGTCTCCTCAGGAATACATGTTcctcacaggaaataaggaaaggacgctgatttcaggtagaaaaaatgtaatttggacAATTTTTCTTAGAAtttggtcaatttgacctgaataccagacaagggttaaaacagttgcacattttttgtattcccaacaaTATTTTTGTTCTCGTATTTTCTTCctattattataatttcatgtatattgtatcctagtatgtcatttatatttatattctgtgctgtgggaCTGAATAACACTGCATtgcccattttattgggatcaatatccaccccttgttttgttttttacactttttacaatactttttgacaattttttcaacgttctttaatctttttttcttctttcaaatgccataatatttaaaacaacacccaaattcaatgaaacaGTAACGTTAAAATTTACTTTACTAGTTCTATCCAcgttttttgttaattttttaacaattcagttgtaagaaacccaaatttgtgatgtggattttttttgggatatattttttttaaatgggtcaaatttcccccgaggacaacaggaagagTTCACGAGCCTAAGACCGTTTCTGAACTAAGAAATCATCATAAATAAGCAACAGAACGTTCTCGTGCAATCTCGTCGATACACTCTCGTGAGAGCactgtttattgtttatttacatgccACCATGGTTACATCATCATGGGAGGGAAAAACCCTAACGCAGGAGACGTCGCGAGACGGGATGACGTATCTTGCTTAAGAACCACGTCCTGCCACACACGTTCATTCATTGATTCAGCGCCAGAGGAGCCCACCACAGCCGGTAGTTTCTGTGTTTCTATCGGGTGTTTTGATGGTTTACTTCGATATCTTCGtgctttgcttcacttttaCACTCTGGACGGACTTTGTGCCTTTTAGCACGGCAGTACAGACGGGCGTTAAAGGTAAGATCATGTGTTTTCTAAACTATAAGGCTGTCATGTAtcttatttattctttaaattcaaatttcacCGGGCCGAGGTCAACGTTACGTCAACGTTGCGTCAGTTAACGTTAGCCGGAGTAGTGtctgaaccatagactgtatatttattaatattaatatcaacGGTCGATGGTCTGAACATGTTCTAGTGATAGTTTTACCAATAAACGCGtaatttaagttaattttaGACGTTATTTTCGATGTGGCTTCGCTGTTAActgttgagatatttaaataaattttaaaCAGTCCGCTATCAACCGCCCATCTCTACGTTTTTAACtcacgttaacgttagctatatagctttagctaacgttaacgttagctatatagctttagctaacgttaacgttagctatatagctttagctagctaacgttagatataTAGCTATGTATTTAACACTCGGACAGTGTTTGGCTATTATTCCGAATATCTGTTTAAATAATAACTGCTAGTGTTATGTTTTATACAACTGTGACGTTGGAAACCGTTAAACTCGGAACGTTACTAACGGTTGCCATAGCTACGTTTGAACTGCTATGTCTATGATTGTTTTCTAGCGTGGAAATCCGATTGGCGGGGGCAAATTCAAACTGTGCTCTCGCGAGAGCTCTGGAGTTCCATGCTAATCGCGTACCGGTAGTATCCGTTGCCTGTCTCTTTCATCAGATTCTCACACAATCGCACACACATTACTAGCGAATATGTTGCTGGTTTCCATTTGTCGAAAGGGATAACCACGTTCTTCATCTGTTAAGTCCCTAGTGACTCACAGAGGGACTCACCGGTGTTTCCCCCCTTTTTAATGTAACTGAGACGGGGTCGTTTCACATAAATGGGCTCAGTGTTTTCCAGAAACTAAGTTACAAACAAGGTAATAAAGTTAAGAGACTCCTGTATAAACGTGACATCTGTCTGTTAAGATGTCTTTGAATTCACTGACACAGCCTGACCCTCCTGTAATCCTCATTAACAAAATCTTTCTATATCACAACTATGACAAaaggatgtttaaaaaaagtgccaaatgtTGGAAGAAGctacaaaaacaggaaaaataaatctacttttttttttaagcgctgaaaaaagtgaccaaaaacaTCGGAATAGGGGACGAATAAACCgccaaaaaaaattgaatgtcaacaaaaactaaTAAGTTTAGGCATCAGCCTCAACCGGataagggggagagaaagagacatacagatagaaaagagagagagagacaaacagacagacgagagagagagagagacatacagatagaaaagagagagagacacagatagacaagagaaagagagagacatccagACATAgaaaagagacaggaagagagagacacacagacagatagaaaagagagagagtgagagacccacagacaagagacaaagagagagacatacagacaggtagaaaagagagagagtgagagacccacagacagacaagagacaaagagagagacatacagacgagagacacagacagacatggagacACGTTGCTCTTGTTCTTTTTACATCacgatgttgttgttgttgttgttgttccaaACATGTACCCAGctaacttttgatattttggtAACAGAGCATCCCCATGACTCGACAAAATCCTAATCTTTAATTGTCAGCTGTAAATCGACTACAACGAGAAACAAAACCCCACAAAGACACTTAAAATGTACGGGGGACATTTAGCGTGAGTTGAATGAACGGAAAAGTTTTGGGAATTAATTAGAAGTTAAATATTCAGGTTACGGGGTTCCCCCAGAGAAGtggtaaatgtgtgtttctaaCTTTATTCCCCCGCCCACCATGCACCTGTTGTCCTCTCCGGTCAAATTAGAAAACacttttgtgcctttttttttttttttgtcctttttttggacactttgttaaatgttgtcactgcatttttttaaatttatttgacTGCTGACGCACGTCACGGACGCCAACTTACTACCACTAGTGTTACACTTATATTTCTGTAATTATATATCAATAAACCTTGTTGGATTTCTAAATTATACCTCATTTTTGagtcaaaaaaactgaaataatgcattattttgactaatattaGAGGAATGTGTGTTAATAGACTCGCGTACGTCAAAGTTGAGTCAGAATACTGTtagaaactgttttattttccttcttctaATGTTATATAATTGAAGAAAACAACtcaaaatgcaatgaaaagtagttaaaaaaaaagctaaaagtcATATTTCATAGGGAAAGTCAGTGCTACAAGCTAACTGGAGATTAATAAATATGACTTACGTCTAAatttcatattaaaaaagatcctttttttttaatttattgttattctatgtagatgcactcttctacaaaatcaccgcagtCGTCCAGATTCATTTATTTCCAAAtggagctatttatgtcatcttttaaaaagtactttttctttctctctctctctctctctctctctctctctctctctctctctctctctcgcaggGGGAAACCCATCCCAATGTCATATATTTCCAGTATGGTGCAGGTCTAATATATCTTTGGTTTTTTTGGACTGCTggtcacacaaaacaaccaaagacTTCCACTTGGCTGTCACGGGGttttaattgacattttctATTTGATCATTGTCAACAGTTAGTGATGAAACGTCTCTTCGTTGCCATAGTTCCAAAATCCCAGCCTCCTTTTTTGGATAATTTGGTGTGACGTTACAGAAGAGAGTCGAGGAGACGTTAATGCCGCTGTACCTTCCAGTTTTCCAACTTGTCCCCCTGTGTGATCCAGTTAAGGTGATCGGGTCCAGTCGGCCAATCGTGGTCGCCCCGGGCGACGACGTCGTCCTGCCGTGCCAGTTGGACCCCGGGGAGGACGTGCAGGACAAGACGGTGGAGTGGTCCAAGCCGGACCTGAAGCCGGACCCGTCGGACCGGCTGAGCCGCGTCGCGTACGTGCACCTGTACCGGGACAAGCGGGAGGTCCCGGACATGAAGATGCCGGCGTACGCCGAGAGGACGGCGCTGTTCACGGACGCCCTGAAGGACGGGAACATCTCGCTGAAGATCGACAACGCCACGCTCGGGGACACGGGCCGGTACCGCTGCTACGTCCCCAAGTTAGACTGCAGCTCGATCGTCCAGCTCGTGGTCGGTCagtaactctctctctctctttgtctctctcttgctctctctttgtctctgtgtctctctttgtctctgtctatttctctctttgtctctgtgtctctttctttgtctctgtctatttctctctctctctttgtctctgtgtctctctctttgtctctgtctctctctctctttgtctctgtgtctctctctctctttgtctctgtgtctctctctttgtctctctctctctttgtctctctctctttttgtctgtctctttgtcNNNNNNNNNNNNNNNNNNNNNNNNNNNNNNNNNNNNNNNNNNNNNNNNNNNNNNNNNNNNNNNNNNNNNNNNNNNNNNNNNNNNNNNNNNNNNNNNNNNNacacacagacactcactttctctctctctcacacacacacacacacacactctctctcacacacacagagacacacacactggttggagagtgtgtgtgtgtgtgtgtgtgtccagcgtGAGGACGAGGGCCACGCTGTTGAGGCTGTCGCTGGTTTCTCCTTCCGAGGCTCTGGGTGGTGAAATTAAGAAGTTGGTAAACTGCCAAtaagttttatttctttaaacttcaGCCATCCAATCTGGCAGAATAATCTGTTTGGCATGGGCAGAgaagatagatatatatatatacagtaaatacatataaatgcactgtgtatacatacacagtttttgtttcttcatacatatatatatacaaaaaaagagGGTCACTTTCAGCACCAAGGACAGCTCACGAGAGGCCAAAgctaatggtgcattcaaataCAGCTGGAAAATCTACGTGAATAAGGATAAATatattatgtgtatgtatatatatatatatgtgtgtgtgtgtgtgtgtactctatCTTCTCTTAACTTATAATTTAcgataaatgtctttttatagccaaaggtgttattgttatttttatactatttttctctctatactgtattttatttatacatttctttgtaaGCTGCTGAAAACGGACGCTGGGAAGTTCAATTTCcgtgcgggagtcatcccaaaagcaTTAACAAAGAGAGGTCTAAGTCtaatatagatatacagtatatgtatatgtatttgtatgaatgtgtatgtgaaaTTTCCCAGTTGTACGTGAACGCGCCATTAGCCTGGTCATGTGCTGTCCTTGGTGCTGAAGCCCCTGGAcgtccctccctcctcttcctcatcacaTATTCAGAGCGTGGCAGATTGTCTCGTTCGCCGCTGGgaggttggtggggggggggggcggcgaCGGCGACGTGGTGACGTCACACAAAACGTGGCCGAAGACAGCGTGACGCTCCCTCCCTGCCGAAGATCGCTTGTGTTTTTCCAGATGAAGCTGCTCGCTCCTCCGTGTTTATGgccttaaaaaccaaaacattacattaatctgacagtcAGCGTGTGTCTGTGAGACAAAAACATATCTTTGTAATCATTTTAACATCCAGAAACATTTACAGAAGAGTCAAGAAAGAGCTGTCACTCTGCCTCTATTTCTATAAATAATctataaagttgtttttttaaatatttggatataattttctttattttatcttattccagtgatgtcaaaaaagtgaattttttATGGTGTTCCATGTTTTGTGCCgatgcattttccagctgatccacaaaaaaaagtacaaaaaaagtacaatatctacctctgagatgtagtggagtacaagtagAAAGCAGCAGAACATGGCAGCACTCAAAGTAAAGTACCTCTAATGTGTATTTAAGTGcagtttttatgaatgaatgagtttTAATGATCGTAACCAAAGAGTAGGGTCAGAAGCTTCTCCTAATATCAGCCCCCcagtacatttacagtaatgtaaatacatatactttttttgtatatacataaatatatagcctacagatatacacacatacatatacacacatacagtgtgtttgcatacacatgcatacacttagctagatatatacagtacatacatacatacataggctacataaatacataccTACACGTGCATACACaagtaaatatatacagtacatacatacatacataggctacataaatacatacataatatagACATGCATACATaagtacatgcatgcatacataaatacatacatatacacatgcatacataagtacatacatgcatgcatacatataccCATAAGGGTCAGTACTTATATCCAGTACTTTGCCAACTCTGAGGTTATGTAAAAACGTTAGTGGCTGCAGACATATTTACTACATGTGTGATCCATCTCATCACTAGACgatctttgtctctctctccctctccctctctctctctctctctctctctctctccctctctcttactctctctctctgtcNNNNNNNNNNNNNNNNNNNNNNNNNNNNNNNNNNNNNNNNNNNNNNNNNNNNNNNNNNNNNN contains:
- the LOC117962054 gene encoding myelin-oligodendrocyte glycoprotein-like, producing MVYFDIFVLCFTFTLWTDFVPFSTAVQTGVKVKVIGSSRPIVVAPGDDVVLPCQLDPGEDVQDKTVEWSKPDLKPDPSDRLSRVAYVHLYRDKREVPDMKMPAYAERTALFTDALKDGNISLKIDNATLGDTGRYRCYVPKLDCSSIVQLVVGQ